From Clostridium cylindrosporum DSM 605, the proteins below share one genomic window:
- a CDS encoding DUF3006 domain-containing protein, protein MIGVIDRINEKFAVVEFDDGSMQNILLDKIKGKAEEGDVIYYKCGLYHIDLNETNKRKKEADSFLDLWD, encoded by the coding sequence ATGATTGGAGTAATAGATAGAATAAATGAAAAATTTGCAGTTGTAGAATTTGATGATGGTTCTATGCAAAATATACTGCTTGATAAGATAAAGGGAAAAGCAGAAGAAGGGGATGTTATATACTATAAGTGTGGCCTTTACCACATAGACTTAAATGAAACTAATAAAAGAAAAAAGGAAGCAGATAGCTTTCTAGATTTATGGGATTAA
- a CDS encoding DUF1385 domain-containing protein — MAKKTNIGGQAVIEGVMMRGPSTIALAVRKENGEIFVKSDKNVPLSKKNKFCSLPIIRGTLALLESLMLGTKMLSHSADIVEGNEENIDRKKDFKEKLVLVTTLVISFGISLLLFALLPTVVADVAKNVTSNTIIINLFEGLIKVIIFLAYIYFIGKMDDVKRVFMYHGAEHKTIFCYEAEEPLTVENVRKYTTLHPRCGTNFMLTVIIVGILVFSVFGWPDLKVRILLRIIMLPIIAGISYEFIKWQGGSDSRFARILSTPGLYLQKLTTKEPDDSQIEVAIEALKAAGKEGEDDRW; from the coding sequence ATGGCGAAGAAAACGAATATAGGTGGCCAGGCAGTTATAGAAGGTGTGATGATGAGAGGGCCAAGTACCATAGCCCTTGCAGTTAGAAAGGAAAATGGAGAGATATTTGTTAAGTCGGATAAAAACGTTCCACTATCAAAGAAAAATAAGTTTTGCTCCCTTCCTATTATAAGAGGAACCCTAGCACTTTTAGAATCTTTAATGCTTGGTACAAAGATGCTTTCTCATTCAGCAGATATAGTTGAGGGAAATGAGGAGAATATAGATAGAAAAAAAGATTTTAAAGAAAAGCTAGTTTTAGTAACTACTCTTGTTATATCATTTGGAATTTCGCTTTTATTATTTGCTCTACTACCAACCGTAGTTGCAGATGTTGCAAAGAATGTTACTAGTAATACAATTATAATTAATCTTTTTGAAGGGTTAATAAAGGTTATAATATTTCTTGCTTATATCTATTTTATTGGTAAAATGGATGATGTTAAAAGGGTATTTATGTATCATGGTGCAGAGCATAAAACTATATTTTGTTATGAAGCAGAGGAGCCTTTAACTGTTGAAAATGTTAGAAAATATACTACACTTCATCCTAGGTGTGGAACTAATTTTATGCTTACAGTTATTATTGTAGGTATTTTAGTATTTTCAGTTTTTGGTTGGCCGGATCTTAAGGTAAGAATACTGCTTAGAATAATAATGCTTCCTATCATAGCTGGAATATCATATGAATTTATAAAATGGCAAGGGGGGAGTGATTCCCGTTTTGCTAGAATACTATCAACTCCAGGACTATACCTTCAAAAGCTTACTACAAAGGAACCAGATGACTCACAAATTGAGGTTGCAATAGAAGCACTTAAGGCTGCGGGTAAAGAAGGAGAAGATGATAGATGGTAA
- the rpmE gene encoding 50S ribosomal protein L31: MREGIHPNYNNEAVVKCACGNNFTTGSVKDELKVEVCSKCHPFYTGKHKVLDTGGRIEKFMKKYNLSE, from the coding sequence ATGAGAGAAGGAATTCATCCAAACTACAACAACGAAGCAGTTGTAAAGTGTGCTTGTGGAAATAATTTCACAACAGGATCAGTTAAAGATGAACTTAAGGTAGAAGTTTGTTCAAAGTGTCATCCTTTCTACACAGGAAAGCATAAGGTGCTAGATACTGGTGGTAGAATAGAAAAGTTCATGAAGAAATACAATTTATCAGAATAA